One window from the genome of Oncorhynchus kisutch isolate 150728-3 linkage group LG21, Okis_V2, whole genome shotgun sequence encodes:
- the LOC109908377 gene encoding RNA-binding protein 25 isoform X1 yields MSFPHLNRPLLPPGIPPPQFSGFPSGTPMIPVHMGIMTQNPTVLVPTSMPVVSKPAAPRKEAPLDENNGPTTTVFVGNISEKASDMLIRKLLAKCGLVLSWKRVQGASGKLQGKNRTAFGFCEYKEPESTLRALRLLHELQIGEKKLLVKVDAKTKAQLDEWKAKKKSSTNGNGKAEAEDGKEEEEEEVIDKDTQMRDQIVKGTIDGLIREYASDLKAPLNDDESQQRRKRKEKKEEEDINAIDGLEDDKRDLISREISKFRDTHKKLEEEKDKKEKERAEFERERRERDKERERERERRDREREKEREKERERERERERERERERSDRDRDRDRNRTKERERERERSRDRSKDRSHSRDREVSRDKDKKRDQEDEEEVYERRRLERKLRDKEAAYQERLKNWEIRERKKARDYSKESEREEERRREMAKEGKRLKEFLEDYDDDRDDPKFYRGSALQKRLRDREKETEMDERDRKREKEELEEIRQRLLAEGHPDPEAEIRRMEEEAERLRQPPVKLEPDPEEERVHKAPREDRDRRGDRERERGDRERERERERGDRDRERERERGDRERERGDRDRERERERGERDRGDHHPHRHSDDDVEEGEEFDDDDQSGFKPCLKPTLRPITAAPSVSSASGGATPNTPGDESPCGIIIPHENSPPHEAPPPHEALPQDEFRPKIGLSLKLGVPNVTSPSQPNVAIKRKKLTVDSVFNKFDDEEADEAPRKRKLVPLDYGDDDKNLQSVVDGASGLAAIKGANTEEKRKHIKSLIEKIPTGKTELFSYPLDWSAVDSTLMDRRIRPWINKKIIEYIGEEEATLVDFVCSKVMAHGTPQGILDDVAMVLDEEAEVFIVKMWRLLIYETEAKKIGLVK; encoded by the exons ATGTCGTTCCCTCATCTCAACCGACCCCTGTTGCCACCGGGAATCCCCCCTCCACAGTTCTCTGGTTTTCCTTCAG GTACCCCAATGATACCAGTCCACATGGGCATCATGACCCAGAACCCCACAGTCCTGGTACCCACCTCCATGCCCGTTGTCAGTAAGCCTGCGGCCCCCAGGAAGGAAGCTCCCCTGGACGAGAACAACGGCCCCACCACCACAGTGTTTGTAGGAAACATCTCGGAGAAGGCCTCGGACATGCTGATTCGAAAGTTGCTGGCG AAATGTGGCCTGGTCCTAAGCTGGAAGCGAGTCCAAGGAGCCTCTGGAAAACTTCAAGGTAAAAACAGAACAG CTTTTGGATTCTGTGAGTACAAGGAACCAGAGTCGACGCTGCGGGCCCTGCGACTGCTCCACGAGCTGCAGATCGGGGAGAAGAAGCTGCTGGTGAAGGTGGATGCCAAGACCAAGGCCCAGCTGGACGAGTGGAAGGCCAAGAAGAAGAGTAGCACCAACGGCAACGGG AAGGCGGAAGCAGAGGAtggaaaagaggaggaagaggaggaggtgatcGACAAGGACACCCAGATGAGGGACCAGATTGTTAAGGGCACCATTGACGGTCTGATCCGAGAGTACGCCAGCGATCTCAAAGCTCCCTTGAATGATGATGAATCTCAGCAACGCAGGAAAAGGAAAGAGAAAAAAGAGGAG GAGGATATCAACGCAATTGACGGGTTGGAGGATGACAAGAGAGACCTGATTTCCAGAGAGATCAGTAAATTCCGTGACACCCACAAG AaactggaggaggagaaggacaagAAGGAGAAGGAGCGTGCAGAGTTTGAGCGTGAGAGACGGGAGAGGGACAAGGAGAGGGAGCGTGAGAGGGAGCGACGGGACCGCGAGAGGGAGAAGGAGcgtgagaaggagagggagagggagcgcgagagagagcgcgaaagAGAACGGGAAAGAAGTGACAGAGACCGAGATCGTGACCGCAACCGGACGAAAGAGCGagaacgggagagggagaggagccgCGACAGGAGCAAAGACCGCAGCCACTCCAG agacagagaggtgagtCGCGACAAGGACAAGAAGCGTGaccaggaggatgaggaggaggtctACGAGAGGAGAAGGCTGGAGAGGAAGCTCAGAGACAAGGAGGCAGCCTACCAAGAA CGCTTGAAGAACTGGGAGATCCGCGAGAGGAAGAAGGCTCGAGACTACTCCAAGGAGTCTGAACGGGAGGAGGAGCGTAGGAGAGAGATG GCTAAAGAAGGCAAACGTCTGAAGGAGTTCCTGGAGGACTATGATGACGACAGGGATGACCCTAAGTTCTACAG GGGCAGCGCGCTGCAGAAGCGTCTgcgagacagggagaaggagactGAGATGGACGAGCgcgacaggaagagagagaaggaggagctggaggagatcAGACAAAGGCTTTTGGCCGAGGGACATCCCGACCCCGAGGCCGAGATAcgcagg atggaggaggaggcagagcgTCTGCGCCAGCCCCCAGTGAAGCTGGAGCCAGATCCCGAGGAGGAGCGGGTACACAAGGCGCCACGAGAGGACCGTGACCGCCGAGGAGACCGGGAGAGAGAACGTGGAGaccgggagagagaaagggagagagagcgaggagaccgggacagagaaagggagagagagcgaggagaccgggagagagagcgaggagaccgggacagagaaagggagagagagcgaggggagagagaccgaggggaCCACCATCCCCACCGCCACTCAGATGACGAcgtggaagagggggaggagtttGACGACGATGACCAATCGGGGTTCAAGCCCTGCCTGAAGCCCACACTGCGGCCAATCACGGCGGCCCCCTCTGTGTCGTCGGCCAGCGGGGGCGCCACTCCCAACACGCCCGGGGACGAGTCACCATGCGGTATCATCATTCCTCACGAGAACTCTCCCCCTCATGAGGCCCCGCCCCCCCACGAGGCCCTGCCCCAGGACGAGTTCCGCCCCAAGATTGGCCTCAGTCTCAAACTGG GAGTCCCTAATGTTAccagccccagccagcccaaTGTGGCCATCAAACGCAAGAAGCTCACTGTGGACAGTGTCTTCAACAAATTCGACGACGAGGAGGCGGACGAGGCTCCCCGCAAGCGCAAGCTGGTGCCGCTGGACTACGGCGACGATGACAAAAACCTCCAGAGCGTGGTAGACGGCGCCTCGGGACTGGCGGCCATCAAGGGCGCCAACACTGAGGAGAAGCGCAAGCACATTAAGAGCCTGATCGAGAAGATCCCCACGGGCAAGACGGAGTTGTTCTCTTACCCGCTGGACTGGTCCGCCGTGGACTCG ACTCTGATGGATCGACGCATACGTCCCTGGATCAATAAAAAGATCATTGAGTACATTGGAGAAGAGGAGGCTACGCTAGTGGATTTTGTCTGCTCAAAA GTAATGGCTCATGGTACACCACAGGGTATCTTGGATGATGTTGCCATG GTTCTGGATGAAGAAGCAGAAGTCTTCATAGTCAAGATGTGGAGGTTGCTGATCTATGAAACAGAGGCCAAGAAGATTGGGCTGGTGAAATAA
- the LOC109908377 gene encoding RNA-binding protein 25 isoform X3 — protein sequence MSFPHLNRPLLPPGIPPPQFSGFPSGTPMIPVHMGIMTQNPTVLVPTSMPVVSKPAAPRKEAPLDENNGPTTTVFVGNISEKASDMLIRKLLAKCGLVLSWKRVQGASGKLQAFGFCEYKEPESTLRALRLLHELQIGEKKLLVKVDAKTKAQLDEWKAKKKSSTNGNGKAEAEDGKEEEEEEVIDKDTQMRDQIVKGTIDGLIREYASDLKAPLNDDESQQRRKRKEKKEEEDINAIDGLEDDKRDLISREISKFRDTHKKLEEEKDKKEKERAEFERERRERDKERERERERRDREREKEREKERERERERERERERERSDRDRDRDRNRTKERERERERSRDRSKDRSHSRDREVSRDKDKKRDQEDEEEVYERRRLERKLRDKEAAYQERLKNWEIRERKKARDYSKESEREEERRREMAKEGKRLKEFLEDYDDDRDDPKFYRGSALQKRLRDREKETEMDERDRKREKEELEEIRQRLLAEGHPDPEAEIRRMEEEAERLRQPPVKLEPDPEEERVHKAPREDRDRRGDRERERGDRERERERERGDRDRERERERGDRERERGDRDRERERERGERDRGDHHPHRHSDDDVEEGEEFDDDDQSGFKPCLKPTLRPITAAPSVSSASGGATPNTPGDESPCGIIIPHENSPPHEAPPPHEALPQDEFRPKIGLSLKLGVPNVTSPSQPNVAIKRKKLTVDSVFNKFDDEEADEAPRKRKLVPLDYGDDDKNLQSVVDGASGLAAIKGANTEEKRKHIKSLIEKIPTGKTELFSYPLDWSAVDSTLMDRRIRPWINKKIIEYIGEEEATLVDFVCSKVMAHGTPQGILDDVAMVLDEEAEVFIVKMWRLLIYETEAKKIGLVK from the exons ATGTCGTTCCCTCATCTCAACCGACCCCTGTTGCCACCGGGAATCCCCCCTCCACAGTTCTCTGGTTTTCCTTCAG GTACCCCAATGATACCAGTCCACATGGGCATCATGACCCAGAACCCCACAGTCCTGGTACCCACCTCCATGCCCGTTGTCAGTAAGCCTGCGGCCCCCAGGAAGGAAGCTCCCCTGGACGAGAACAACGGCCCCACCACCACAGTGTTTGTAGGAAACATCTCGGAGAAGGCCTCGGACATGCTGATTCGAAAGTTGCTGGCG AAATGTGGCCTGGTCCTAAGCTGGAAGCGAGTCCAAGGAGCCTCTGGAAAACTTCAAG CTTTTGGATTCTGTGAGTACAAGGAACCAGAGTCGACGCTGCGGGCCCTGCGACTGCTCCACGAGCTGCAGATCGGGGAGAAGAAGCTGCTGGTGAAGGTGGATGCCAAGACCAAGGCCCAGCTGGACGAGTGGAAGGCCAAGAAGAAGAGTAGCACCAACGGCAACGGG AAGGCGGAAGCAGAGGAtggaaaagaggaggaagaggaggaggtgatcGACAAGGACACCCAGATGAGGGACCAGATTGTTAAGGGCACCATTGACGGTCTGATCCGAGAGTACGCCAGCGATCTCAAAGCTCCCTTGAATGATGATGAATCTCAGCAACGCAGGAAAAGGAAAGAGAAAAAAGAGGAG GAGGATATCAACGCAATTGACGGGTTGGAGGATGACAAGAGAGACCTGATTTCCAGAGAGATCAGTAAATTCCGTGACACCCACAAG AaactggaggaggagaaggacaagAAGGAGAAGGAGCGTGCAGAGTTTGAGCGTGAGAGACGGGAGAGGGACAAGGAGAGGGAGCGTGAGAGGGAGCGACGGGACCGCGAGAGGGAGAAGGAGcgtgagaaggagagggagagggagcgcgagagagagcgcgaaagAGAACGGGAAAGAAGTGACAGAGACCGAGATCGTGACCGCAACCGGACGAAAGAGCGagaacgggagagggagaggagccgCGACAGGAGCAAAGACCGCAGCCACTCCAG agacagagaggtgagtCGCGACAAGGACAAGAAGCGTGaccaggaggatgaggaggaggtctACGAGAGGAGAAGGCTGGAGAGGAAGCTCAGAGACAAGGAGGCAGCCTACCAAGAA CGCTTGAAGAACTGGGAGATCCGCGAGAGGAAGAAGGCTCGAGACTACTCCAAGGAGTCTGAACGGGAGGAGGAGCGTAGGAGAGAGATG GCTAAAGAAGGCAAACGTCTGAAGGAGTTCCTGGAGGACTATGATGACGACAGGGATGACCCTAAGTTCTACAG GGGCAGCGCGCTGCAGAAGCGTCTgcgagacagggagaaggagactGAGATGGACGAGCgcgacaggaagagagagaaggaggagctggaggagatcAGACAAAGGCTTTTGGCCGAGGGACATCCCGACCCCGAGGCCGAGATAcgcagg atggaggaggaggcagagcgTCTGCGCCAGCCCCCAGTGAAGCTGGAGCCAGATCCCGAGGAGGAGCGGGTACACAAGGCGCCACGAGAGGACCGTGACCGCCGAGGAGACCGGGAGAGAGAACGTGGAGaccgggagagagaaagggagagagagcgaggagaccgggacagagaaagggagagagagcgaggagaccgggagagagagcgaggagaccgggacagagaaagggagagagagcgaggggagagagaccgaggggaCCACCATCCCCACCGCCACTCAGATGACGAcgtggaagagggggaggagtttGACGACGATGACCAATCGGGGTTCAAGCCCTGCCTGAAGCCCACACTGCGGCCAATCACGGCGGCCCCCTCTGTGTCGTCGGCCAGCGGGGGCGCCACTCCCAACACGCCCGGGGACGAGTCACCATGCGGTATCATCATTCCTCACGAGAACTCTCCCCCTCATGAGGCCCCGCCCCCCCACGAGGCCCTGCCCCAGGACGAGTTCCGCCCCAAGATTGGCCTCAGTCTCAAACTGG GAGTCCCTAATGTTAccagccccagccagcccaaTGTGGCCATCAAACGCAAGAAGCTCACTGTGGACAGTGTCTTCAACAAATTCGACGACGAGGAGGCGGACGAGGCTCCCCGCAAGCGCAAGCTGGTGCCGCTGGACTACGGCGACGATGACAAAAACCTCCAGAGCGTGGTAGACGGCGCCTCGGGACTGGCGGCCATCAAGGGCGCCAACACTGAGGAGAAGCGCAAGCACATTAAGAGCCTGATCGAGAAGATCCCCACGGGCAAGACGGAGTTGTTCTCTTACCCGCTGGACTGGTCCGCCGTGGACTCG ACTCTGATGGATCGACGCATACGTCCCTGGATCAATAAAAAGATCATTGAGTACATTGGAGAAGAGGAGGCTACGCTAGTGGATTTTGTCTGCTCAAAA GTAATGGCTCATGGTACACCACAGGGTATCTTGGATGATGTTGCCATG GTTCTGGATGAAGAAGCAGAAGTCTTCATAGTCAAGATGTGGAGGTTGCTGATCTATGAAACAGAGGCCAAGAAGATTGGGCTGGTGAAATAA
- the LOC109908377 gene encoding RNA-binding protein 25 isoform X4, protein MSFPHLNRPLLPPGIPPPQFSGFPSGTPMIPVHMGIMTQNPTVLVPTSMPVVSKPAAPRKEAPLDENNGPTTTVFVGNISEKASDMLIRKLLAKCGLVLSWKRVQGASGKLQAFGFCEYKEPESTLRALRLLHELQIGEKKLLVKVDAKTKAQLDEWKAKKKSSTNGNGAEAEDGKEEEEEEVIDKDTQMRDQIVKGTIDGLIREYASDLKAPLNDDESQQRRKRKEKKEEEDINAIDGLEDDKRDLISREISKFRDTHKKLEEEKDKKEKERAEFERERRERDKERERERERRDREREKEREKERERERERERERERERSDRDRDRDRNRTKERERERERSRDRSKDRSHSRDREVSRDKDKKRDQEDEEEVYERRRLERKLRDKEAAYQERLKNWEIRERKKARDYSKESEREEERRREMAKEGKRLKEFLEDYDDDRDDPKFYRGSALQKRLRDREKETEMDERDRKREKEELEEIRQRLLAEGHPDPEAEIRRMEEEAERLRQPPVKLEPDPEEERVHKAPREDRDRRGDRERERGDRERERERERGDRDRERERERGDRERERGDRDRERERERGERDRGDHHPHRHSDDDVEEGEEFDDDDQSGFKPCLKPTLRPITAAPSVSSASGGATPNTPGDESPCGIIIPHENSPPHEAPPPHEALPQDEFRPKIGLSLKLGVPNVTSPSQPNVAIKRKKLTVDSVFNKFDDEEADEAPRKRKLVPLDYGDDDKNLQSVVDGASGLAAIKGANTEEKRKHIKSLIEKIPTGKTELFSYPLDWSAVDSTLMDRRIRPWINKKIIEYIGEEEATLVDFVCSKVMAHGTPQGILDDVAMVLDEEAEVFIVKMWRLLIYETEAKKIGLVK, encoded by the exons ATGTCGTTCCCTCATCTCAACCGACCCCTGTTGCCACCGGGAATCCCCCCTCCACAGTTCTCTGGTTTTCCTTCAG GTACCCCAATGATACCAGTCCACATGGGCATCATGACCCAGAACCCCACAGTCCTGGTACCCACCTCCATGCCCGTTGTCAGTAAGCCTGCGGCCCCCAGGAAGGAAGCTCCCCTGGACGAGAACAACGGCCCCACCACCACAGTGTTTGTAGGAAACATCTCGGAGAAGGCCTCGGACATGCTGATTCGAAAGTTGCTGGCG AAATGTGGCCTGGTCCTAAGCTGGAAGCGAGTCCAAGGAGCCTCTGGAAAACTTCAAG CTTTTGGATTCTGTGAGTACAAGGAACCAGAGTCGACGCTGCGGGCCCTGCGACTGCTCCACGAGCTGCAGATCGGGGAGAAGAAGCTGCTGGTGAAGGTGGATGCCAAGACCAAGGCCCAGCTGGACGAGTGGAAGGCCAAGAAGAAGAGTAGCACCAACGGCAACGGG GCGGAAGCAGAGGAtggaaaagaggaggaagaggaggaggtgatcGACAAGGACACCCAGATGAGGGACCAGATTGTTAAGGGCACCATTGACGGTCTGATCCGAGAGTACGCCAGCGATCTCAAAGCTCCCTTGAATGATGATGAATCTCAGCAACGCAGGAAAAGGAAAGAGAAAAAAGAGGAG GAGGATATCAACGCAATTGACGGGTTGGAGGATGACAAGAGAGACCTGATTTCCAGAGAGATCAGTAAATTCCGTGACACCCACAAG AaactggaggaggagaaggacaagAAGGAGAAGGAGCGTGCAGAGTTTGAGCGTGAGAGACGGGAGAGGGACAAGGAGAGGGAGCGTGAGAGGGAGCGACGGGACCGCGAGAGGGAGAAGGAGcgtgagaaggagagggagagggagcgcgagagagagcgcgaaagAGAACGGGAAAGAAGTGACAGAGACCGAGATCGTGACCGCAACCGGACGAAAGAGCGagaacgggagagggagaggagccgCGACAGGAGCAAAGACCGCAGCCACTCCAG agacagagaggtgagtCGCGACAAGGACAAGAAGCGTGaccaggaggatgaggaggaggtctACGAGAGGAGAAGGCTGGAGAGGAAGCTCAGAGACAAGGAGGCAGCCTACCAAGAA CGCTTGAAGAACTGGGAGATCCGCGAGAGGAAGAAGGCTCGAGACTACTCCAAGGAGTCTGAACGGGAGGAGGAGCGTAGGAGAGAGATG GCTAAAGAAGGCAAACGTCTGAAGGAGTTCCTGGAGGACTATGATGACGACAGGGATGACCCTAAGTTCTACAG GGGCAGCGCGCTGCAGAAGCGTCTgcgagacagggagaaggagactGAGATGGACGAGCgcgacaggaagagagagaaggaggagctggaggagatcAGACAAAGGCTTTTGGCCGAGGGACATCCCGACCCCGAGGCCGAGATAcgcagg atggaggaggaggcagagcgTCTGCGCCAGCCCCCAGTGAAGCTGGAGCCAGATCCCGAGGAGGAGCGGGTACACAAGGCGCCACGAGAGGACCGTGACCGCCGAGGAGACCGGGAGAGAGAACGTGGAGaccgggagagagaaagggagagagagcgaggagaccgggacagagaaagggagagagagcgaggagaccgggagagagagcgaggagaccgggacagagaaagggagagagagcgaggggagagagaccgaggggaCCACCATCCCCACCGCCACTCAGATGACGAcgtggaagagggggaggagtttGACGACGATGACCAATCGGGGTTCAAGCCCTGCCTGAAGCCCACACTGCGGCCAATCACGGCGGCCCCCTCTGTGTCGTCGGCCAGCGGGGGCGCCACTCCCAACACGCCCGGGGACGAGTCACCATGCGGTATCATCATTCCTCACGAGAACTCTCCCCCTCATGAGGCCCCGCCCCCCCACGAGGCCCTGCCCCAGGACGAGTTCCGCCCCAAGATTGGCCTCAGTCTCAAACTGG GAGTCCCTAATGTTAccagccccagccagcccaaTGTGGCCATCAAACGCAAGAAGCTCACTGTGGACAGTGTCTTCAACAAATTCGACGACGAGGAGGCGGACGAGGCTCCCCGCAAGCGCAAGCTGGTGCCGCTGGACTACGGCGACGATGACAAAAACCTCCAGAGCGTGGTAGACGGCGCCTCGGGACTGGCGGCCATCAAGGGCGCCAACACTGAGGAGAAGCGCAAGCACATTAAGAGCCTGATCGAGAAGATCCCCACGGGCAAGACGGAGTTGTTCTCTTACCCGCTGGACTGGTCCGCCGTGGACTCG ACTCTGATGGATCGACGCATACGTCCCTGGATCAATAAAAAGATCATTGAGTACATTGGAGAAGAGGAGGCTACGCTAGTGGATTTTGTCTGCTCAAAA GTAATGGCTCATGGTACACCACAGGGTATCTTGGATGATGTTGCCATG GTTCTGGATGAAGAAGCAGAAGTCTTCATAGTCAAGATGTGGAGGTTGCTGATCTATGAAACAGAGGCCAAGAAGATTGGGCTGGTGAAATAA
- the LOC109908377 gene encoding RNA-binding protein 25 isoform X2 — translation MSFPHLNRPLLPPGIPPPQFSGFPSGTPMIPVHMGIMTQNPTVLVPTSMPVVSKPAAPRKEAPLDENNGPTTTVFVGNISEKASDMLIRKLLAKCGLVLSWKRVQGASGKLQGKNRTAFGFCEYKEPESTLRALRLLHELQIGEKKLLVKVDAKTKAQLDEWKAKKKSSTNGNGAEAEDGKEEEEEEVIDKDTQMRDQIVKGTIDGLIREYASDLKAPLNDDESQQRRKRKEKKEEEDINAIDGLEDDKRDLISREISKFRDTHKKLEEEKDKKEKERAEFERERRERDKERERERERRDREREKEREKERERERERERERERERSDRDRDRDRNRTKERERERERSRDRSKDRSHSRDREVSRDKDKKRDQEDEEEVYERRRLERKLRDKEAAYQERLKNWEIRERKKARDYSKESEREEERRREMAKEGKRLKEFLEDYDDDRDDPKFYRGSALQKRLRDREKETEMDERDRKREKEELEEIRQRLLAEGHPDPEAEIRRMEEEAERLRQPPVKLEPDPEEERVHKAPREDRDRRGDRERERGDRERERERERGDRDRERERERGDRERERGDRDRERERERGERDRGDHHPHRHSDDDVEEGEEFDDDDQSGFKPCLKPTLRPITAAPSVSSASGGATPNTPGDESPCGIIIPHENSPPHEAPPPHEALPQDEFRPKIGLSLKLGVPNVTSPSQPNVAIKRKKLTVDSVFNKFDDEEADEAPRKRKLVPLDYGDDDKNLQSVVDGASGLAAIKGANTEEKRKHIKSLIEKIPTGKTELFSYPLDWSAVDSTLMDRRIRPWINKKIIEYIGEEEATLVDFVCSKVMAHGTPQGILDDVAMVLDEEAEVFIVKMWRLLIYETEAKKIGLVK, via the exons ATGTCGTTCCCTCATCTCAACCGACCCCTGTTGCCACCGGGAATCCCCCCTCCACAGTTCTCTGGTTTTCCTTCAG GTACCCCAATGATACCAGTCCACATGGGCATCATGACCCAGAACCCCACAGTCCTGGTACCCACCTCCATGCCCGTTGTCAGTAAGCCTGCGGCCCCCAGGAAGGAAGCTCCCCTGGACGAGAACAACGGCCCCACCACCACAGTGTTTGTAGGAAACATCTCGGAGAAGGCCTCGGACATGCTGATTCGAAAGTTGCTGGCG AAATGTGGCCTGGTCCTAAGCTGGAAGCGAGTCCAAGGAGCCTCTGGAAAACTTCAAGGTAAAAACAGAACAG CTTTTGGATTCTGTGAGTACAAGGAACCAGAGTCGACGCTGCGGGCCCTGCGACTGCTCCACGAGCTGCAGATCGGGGAGAAGAAGCTGCTGGTGAAGGTGGATGCCAAGACCAAGGCCCAGCTGGACGAGTGGAAGGCCAAGAAGAAGAGTAGCACCAACGGCAACGGG GCGGAAGCAGAGGAtggaaaagaggaggaagaggaggaggtgatcGACAAGGACACCCAGATGAGGGACCAGATTGTTAAGGGCACCATTGACGGTCTGATCCGAGAGTACGCCAGCGATCTCAAAGCTCCCTTGAATGATGATGAATCTCAGCAACGCAGGAAAAGGAAAGAGAAAAAAGAGGAG GAGGATATCAACGCAATTGACGGGTTGGAGGATGACAAGAGAGACCTGATTTCCAGAGAGATCAGTAAATTCCGTGACACCCACAAG AaactggaggaggagaaggacaagAAGGAGAAGGAGCGTGCAGAGTTTGAGCGTGAGAGACGGGAGAGGGACAAGGAGAGGGAGCGTGAGAGGGAGCGACGGGACCGCGAGAGGGAGAAGGAGcgtgagaaggagagggagagggagcgcgagagagagcgcgaaagAGAACGGGAAAGAAGTGACAGAGACCGAGATCGTGACCGCAACCGGACGAAAGAGCGagaacgggagagggagaggagccgCGACAGGAGCAAAGACCGCAGCCACTCCAG agacagagaggtgagtCGCGACAAGGACAAGAAGCGTGaccaggaggatgaggaggaggtctACGAGAGGAGAAGGCTGGAGAGGAAGCTCAGAGACAAGGAGGCAGCCTACCAAGAA CGCTTGAAGAACTGGGAGATCCGCGAGAGGAAGAAGGCTCGAGACTACTCCAAGGAGTCTGAACGGGAGGAGGAGCGTAGGAGAGAGATG GCTAAAGAAGGCAAACGTCTGAAGGAGTTCCTGGAGGACTATGATGACGACAGGGATGACCCTAAGTTCTACAG GGGCAGCGCGCTGCAGAAGCGTCTgcgagacagggagaaggagactGAGATGGACGAGCgcgacaggaagagagagaaggaggagctggaggagatcAGACAAAGGCTTTTGGCCGAGGGACATCCCGACCCCGAGGCCGAGATAcgcagg atggaggaggaggcagagcgTCTGCGCCAGCCCCCAGTGAAGCTGGAGCCAGATCCCGAGGAGGAGCGGGTACACAAGGCGCCACGAGAGGACCGTGACCGCCGAGGAGACCGGGAGAGAGAACGTGGAGaccgggagagagaaagggagagagagcgaggagaccgggacagagaaagggagagagagcgaggagaccgggagagagagcgaggagaccgggacagagaaagggagagagagcgaggggagagagaccgaggggaCCACCATCCCCACCGCCACTCAGATGACGAcgtggaagagggggaggagtttGACGACGATGACCAATCGGGGTTCAAGCCCTGCCTGAAGCCCACACTGCGGCCAATCACGGCGGCCCCCTCTGTGTCGTCGGCCAGCGGGGGCGCCACTCCCAACACGCCCGGGGACGAGTCACCATGCGGTATCATCATTCCTCACGAGAACTCTCCCCCTCATGAGGCCCCGCCCCCCCACGAGGCCCTGCCCCAGGACGAGTTCCGCCCCAAGATTGGCCTCAGTCTCAAACTGG GAGTCCCTAATGTTAccagccccagccagcccaaTGTGGCCATCAAACGCAAGAAGCTCACTGTGGACAGTGTCTTCAACAAATTCGACGACGAGGAGGCGGACGAGGCTCCCCGCAAGCGCAAGCTGGTGCCGCTGGACTACGGCGACGATGACAAAAACCTCCAGAGCGTGGTAGACGGCGCCTCGGGACTGGCGGCCATCAAGGGCGCCAACACTGAGGAGAAGCGCAAGCACATTAAGAGCCTGATCGAGAAGATCCCCACGGGCAAGACGGAGTTGTTCTCTTACCCGCTGGACTGGTCCGCCGTGGACTCG ACTCTGATGGATCGACGCATACGTCCCTGGATCAATAAAAAGATCATTGAGTACATTGGAGAAGAGGAGGCTACGCTAGTGGATTTTGTCTGCTCAAAA GTAATGGCTCATGGTACACCACAGGGTATCTTGGATGATGTTGCCATG GTTCTGGATGAAGAAGCAGAAGTCTTCATAGTCAAGATGTGGAGGTTGCTGATCTATGAAACAGAGGCCAAGAAGATTGGGCTGGTGAAATAA